A genomic window from Glycine soja cultivar W05 chromosome 10, ASM419377v2, whole genome shotgun sequence includes:
- the LOC114371791 gene encoding uncharacterized protein LOC114371791, protein MKTVENQEKPLEYESRFIDYEAQFVCAKALKGLIGNGNADSAEDFFDKSLREKYCDGTAGLSYAEFLHKIGNYQWQRSGYFSTEHHLTQALSRAEEAYGDSKHPRVGVALTSIALMYRRKAIHEHSSSLLVQEGLYRKVIDILKVPTTETESEDAAPLVDRSDTAALATGVSLLYSAEGGRTRRREEGK, encoded by the exons ATGAAGACGGTGGAGAATCAAGAAAAACCACTAGAATATGAGTCACGATTTATAGATTATGAGGCACAATTTGTTTGTGCTAAAGCACTAAAAGGGCTAATTGGCAATGGCAATGCTGACTCAG CTGAAGATTTCTTCGACAAGTCTCTCCGTGAGAAGTATTGTGATG GTACTGCTGGTCTATCATATGCGGAATTCCTACATAAGATAGGGAACTATCAATGGCAAAGGAG TGGCTACTTTAGTACAGAGCACCATTTGACACAGGCATTAAGTAGGGCAGAGGAAGCCTATGGAG ACTCTAAACATCCTAGGGTGGGGGTTGCCTTAACAAGCATTGCTCTTATGTATAGGCGTAAAGCAATTCATGAACATTCAAGTTCGCTGTTGGTTCAAGAG GGTCTCTACCGAAAAGTGATAGATATTTTGAAGGTTCCAACGACGGAAACTGAGTCTGAGG ATGCCGCACCATTGGTAGATAGAAGTGATACAGCAGCTCTTGCAACAG GCGTTTCACTTCTTTACAGCGCGGAGGgaggaagaacaagaagaagagaagaaggcaAATGA
- the LOC114370997 gene encoding peroxidase 5-like, whose amino-acid sequence MDNTSMLQMVSSLVLILSVSSLASASLKVGFYSSTCPSAEEIVRSTVNKAISDNAGIAAGLIRMHFHDCFVRGCDGSVLLASTPGNPVAERDHFANNPSLRGFEVIEEAKTQLEAACPQTVSCADILAFAARDSALKVGGINYDVPSGRRDGRISIADEVPRNLPAPTSSAHELVSNFSRKGLSADEMVTLSGAHSIGVSHCSAFSKRLYSFNDTVTQDPSMDSSYAETLKSNCPAPPSTTDSTVSLDPSTPIRLDNKYYEGLINHRGLLTSDQTLYTSQTTREMVQSNANNGASWAEKFAKAMVQMGSIEVLTGSDGEIRRRCSLVN is encoded by the exons ATGGATAATACTAGCATGCTTCAAATGGTTTCAAGTTTGGTTCTGATTCTAAGTGTTTCATCATTGGCTTCAGCATCTCTGAAAGTGGGTTTCTACAGCTCCACGTGTCCATCTGCCGAGGAAATAGTGAGAAGCACAGTAAACAAAGCAATTTCAGACAACGCCGGCATAGCTGCGGGTCTCATAAGAATGCATTTCCATGATTGCTTTGTCAGG GGTTGCGATGGTTCCGTGTTACTAGCATCTACCCCAGGTAACCCAGTAGCCGAGAGAGACCATTTTGCCAACAACCCAAGCTTGCGTGGCTTCGAGGTGATTGAGGAGGCCAAGACCCAATTAGAGGCTGCATGCCCTCAAACGGTATCGTGTGCAGACATTTTGGCATTCGCAGCACGAGACAGTGCTCTCAAAGTTGGTGGCATAAACTACGACGTACCATCTGGACGCAGAGACGGACGCATCTCCATTGCTGATGAAGTGCCACGGAATCTGCCTGCACCAACCTCCAGTGCCCATGAACTTGTTAGTAATTTTTCTCGAAAGGGCTTGTCAGCAGATGAAATGGTGACACTTTCAGGAGCGCATTCAATTGGTGTCTCGCATTGTTCTGCCTTCTCCAAGCGCTTGTACTCTTTCAATGACACAGTCACACAAGATCCCTCTATGGACTCTTCATATGCTGAAACGTTGAAAAGCAATTGTCCTGCACCACCTTCCACCACAGATTCAACAGTGTCTCTTGATCCTTCCACTCCCATTCGTTTGGACAACAAATACTATGAGGGATTGATCAACCACCGTGGCCTCCTCACATCAGATCAGACTTTGTACACCAGTCAAACCACAAGGGAAATGGTTCAAAGCAATGCCAACAATGGTGCTAGTTGGGCTGAGAAGTTTGCCAAGGCAATGGTGCAAATGGGTTCCATAGAAGTGCTTACGGGCTCCGATGGTGAGATAAGGAGACGTTGCAgccttgttaattaa